In Desulfosporosinus sp. Sb-LF, one DNA window encodes the following:
- a CDS encoding phenylacetate--CoA ligase: MIWDLGKECMSRSRLEELQLERLKWTVNRVYNKVPHYRAKFEELDVTPEDIKSLDDLKRLPFTTKVDLRDNYPFGLFSVPQKEVVRVHASSGTTGRPVVVGYTANDLNNWTDLTARMVTAAGITSEDVAQIAFNYGLFTGGFGLHYGLERAGALVVPVSGGNTERQLMLMRDFGTTVLISTPSYSLYIAEVAEKMGIDISSLNLRIGLFGGEPWTEEMRKEIESRLNISASDNYGLSEVMGPGVAGECQYKCGHHIAEDHFIVETIDPETGEVLEPGQEGELVFTSLTKEAFPVIRFRTKDISRINQEPCQCGRTTARMRKVVGRTDDMLIIRGVNVFPSQIESVLMNIEGIGPNYVINVHRRNFLDELEVVVELTREDLLEPYSKLEDFTGHIRQRLHGVLSINVRLKIVQPGTLERSAGKAKRVFDFRNQCVE, translated from the coding sequence GTGATTTGGGATTTAGGGAAAGAATGTATGAGCCGTAGTCGGCTGGAAGAACTACAGCTTGAGCGACTGAAGTGGACTGTTAACAGAGTGTACAACAAGGTGCCCCATTATAGAGCCAAATTTGAAGAATTGGATGTTACTCCTGAGGATATCAAATCTTTAGACGACTTAAAGCGTCTCCCTTTTACGACGAAGGTTGATTTAAGGGACAATTATCCCTTTGGACTTTTCTCCGTGCCCCAAAAGGAAGTAGTTCGTGTTCATGCCTCATCGGGCACTACGGGTCGCCCAGTGGTCGTTGGCTATACAGCTAATGATCTTAATAACTGGACAGATCTAACAGCTAGGATGGTCACTGCGGCGGGTATAACCTCGGAAGATGTTGCTCAAATTGCATTTAACTACGGCCTTTTTACAGGGGGATTTGGCCTTCATTATGGACTGGAAAGGGCAGGCGCCCTTGTCGTTCCTGTCTCGGGAGGGAATACAGAACGACAGCTGATGTTAATGAGAGATTTTGGCACAACTGTTCTGATTTCGACTCCTAGTTATTCGCTCTATATCGCTGAAGTTGCCGAGAAGATGGGGATTGATATCTCCTCCTTGAATCTAAGGATTGGGCTATTCGGGGGTGAACCCTGGACGGAGGAAATGCGCAAGGAAATTGAATCGAGATTGAACATCTCTGCCTCAGATAACTATGGACTAAGCGAAGTTATGGGACCTGGAGTGGCCGGGGAATGTCAATACAAGTGCGGCCATCATATTGCTGAGGACCATTTTATTGTTGAGACGATTGATCCTGAGACTGGTGAAGTTCTCGAACCTGGCCAGGAAGGTGAACTAGTCTTCACTTCCTTGACTAAGGAAGCATTTCCCGTGATACGTTTTCGAACTAAGGACATATCCCGTATCAACCAGGAACCTTGTCAGTGTGGTCGGACCACAGCGCGTATGCGCAAGGTTGTTGGTCGTACGGATGATATGCTGATTATCCGCGGAGTTAATGTCTTTCCTTCTCAAATTGAAAGTGTCTTGATGAATATCGAAGGCATCGGACCTAATTACGTGATCAATGTCCACAGGCGGAACTTCCTCGACGAGCTGGAAGTGGTGGTGGAGCTTACTCGCGAAGACTTGCTTGAACCATATTCCAAGCTTGAGGATTTCACAGGACACATTCGTCAGAGGCTCCACGGCGTACTTTCTATTAATGTCCGCTTGAAAATAGTGCAGCCAGGAACCCTCGAACGCAGTGCCGGTAAAGCTAAAAGAGTCTTCGATTTTCGCAATCAGTGTGTGGAATAG
- a CDS encoding spore coat protein D → MYGAQCRPICCPPQYIVQDYYTQRLVPVIHPIVNIRRQNIVDVPQHIYQQTTRNVVVDRGFQANPGYVGNRNRLFF, encoded by the coding sequence ATGTATGGTGCTCAATGTAGACCAATTTGCTGTCCCCCACAATATATTGTTCAAGATTATTACACTCAACGGTTAGTTCCTGTTATTCATCCCATTGTGAATATTAGACGCCAAAATATTGTCGATGTTCCCCAGCATATTTATCAACAGACTACGAGAAATGTGGTTGTCGACCGAGGTTTTCAAGCTAACCCAGGCTATGTTGGTAACCGTAACAGGTTATTCTTTTGA